In the Sinomonas cyclohexanicum genome, ATTGTCGATGGGATCATCTACCGGTTCCGCACCTCGACGCCGTGGCGGGACGTGCCGCGGGAAGAGTTCGGGCCCTGGCAGACGGTCTGGAAGCGGCACCGCCGCTACGCCGGAGACGGGACCTGGGACCGGGTGCTGCACGTGCTGCTCTCCCAGGCGGATGCGGCGGGGCTGATCGACTGGGACGTGTCCGTGGACGCGACGATCGCGCGTGCGCACCAGCACGCGACGAACACCACCCGCCCCGACCAGGACACAGGGGGCCGTGTCGAATCACAAGAATCTGCCGCTTGAGGAAGCTGAGCCCGCCGGTCACGGCATCGGCCGCTCCCGTGGCGGCCTGACGACGAAGATCCATCACGCCGTCGATGGCAACGGGCTCCCGCTCGCGATCGTCGTCACCGGCGGACAGCGCAACGACGGGGCGATGCTCAAGCGGGTCCTCGACGACATCCGGGTCCCCCGGGCCGGCGGCGGACGTCCACGCACACGCCCGGCCGCGGTCCTGGCGGACAAGGCGTACGGGTCCGGTGTGAACCGGCGCATGCTCCGCGCCCGCGGCATCCGGGCGGTGATCCCGGAAAAGAGCGACCAGATCACGTCCCGCAAACGCAAGGGCAGCAAGGGCGGCAGGCCGCCCGGCTTCGACGCCGACGCCTACAAGGACCGCAACGTCGTCGAACGATCATTCGCGCTCGTGAAGCAGTGGCGCGGCATCGCCACCCGCTACGACAAACTCGCGATCACCTACCGCGCCGGCGCAGTCCTCCACGCCGCCCTCATCTGGGCAACCCTATTAGGAGACACGCCCTAGCCTCCGCGCGTGTACATCGGCCACTACGCCGCCGCTGCGGCGCTGCTTGCGCTCGCCCCCGAGACCCCTGTGCTCCCTGTCGCCATAGCGGTGGCATGGCCTGACATCGTCTGGTCCGGCCTTGTTGGCGCTGGGGTCGAGAAGGTCCGCATCGACCCCAGGAGTCCGCTCCAGAGCTCGGTCCAGTTCACGTCATACCCGTACTCGCACTCGCTCGTCCTCTCAGCGGCGCTCACGCTCGTGCCGGCCCTGGCGTTCGGGCTGGTCTACGGGAACCCGCGGGTGGGCGTGGCCTTCTGGCTCGGCGCGGTCTCGCACTGGCTGCTCGACGTGCCGGTGCACCTCAGGGACCTGCCGCTCCT is a window encoding:
- a CDS encoding IS5 family transposase (programmed frameshift) — translated: MVSVVDSRNRRLTDAQWALIGPLLPSNAGRRGHPFGDDRRIVDGIIYRFRTSTPWRDVPREEFGPWQTVWKRHRRYAGDGTWDRVLHVLLSQADAAGLIDWDVSVDATIARAHQHATNTTRPDQDTGAVSNHKNLPLEEAEPAGHGIGRSRGGLTTKIHHAVDGNGLPLAIVVTGGQRNDGAMLKRVLDDIRVPRAGGGRPRTRPAAVLADKAYGSGVNRRMLRARGIRAVIPEKSDQITSRKRKGSKGGRPPGFDADAYKDRNVVERSFALVKQWRGIATRYDKLAITYRAGAVLHAALIWATLLGDTP